One genomic window of Campylobacter curvus includes the following:
- a CDS encoding PaaI family thioesterase, producing MADDNIYEASEESQIVLPEDENPFRNDIKTSPAIKLNLSGTTTFLEKNHAKTKFYTNADMVADDRGLIHSGFIFSAANYAALVAINEEFCVTIGARINFFGPLKLGDIVEFEAKAHFDENRKREVRVTGHTKEIKIFEGTFQLVTLDEHIFDAQQKNIQKEAAIRRAKEKQEKDGAK from the coding sequence ATGGCTGATGATAATATTTACGAAGCTAGCGAAGAGAGTCAAATAGTCTTGCCCGAGGATGAAAATCCGTTTAGAAACGACATCAAGACATCTCCTGCTATAAAGCTGAATTTAAGCGGAACGACCACCTTTTTGGAAAAAAATCACGCAAAGACAAAATTTTACACCAATGCCGACATGGTCGCGGACGACAGAGGGCTCATACACAGCGGGTTTATCTTTTCGGCGGCAAACTACGCCGCACTTGTGGCTATAAATGAGGAATTTTGCGTAACTATCGGCGCTCGTATAAATTTTTTCGGCCCATTGAAGCTTGGTGATATCGTAGAATTTGAAGCTAAAGCGCACTTTGACGAAAACAGAAAACGCGAAGTGCGAGTGACCGGCCATACAAAAGAGATCAAAATTTTTGAGGGGACGTTTCAGCTGGTTACCTTGGACGAGCATATCTTTGACGCCCAGCAAAAAAATATACAAAAAGAAGCCGCGATAAGACGCGCTAAAGAAAAACAAGAAAAAGATGGGGCTAAATAG
- a CDS encoding major outer membrane protein gives MKLTKISLAALVALGAFSSVASATPLEEAIKNVDLSGFARYRYTSDKGENYKSKPAKENTSANHQFKMITNFKAAIDDNFFGVLGLRYQANDTSGHKDAKTDTTNTTGSFGVREFYLGYKYENTTITAGKQLISTYFDEDVFGTGVKIMNKDIPGVTLMAAAFDALAIDDPDVDGVLLKSGSGGLDSLNKSSNLYAIGAMGSFDPVAFKIWYANLHEVANLFAGDAALNFNINDVKLNLQAQYAHNEADSDQDKYTDANFYGVKAGVGAFGASLDAGYVNYKADDAEGGAVGTSFVALENSGKLIKPSKILNGVISDFYTNIKDKNDYWFVNAKYVYDKFGIGAGYTAGKGYGYMLSTSGNDVTRAKRNEWYGQLDYKYSKKLNFMTWYAAAKEKKDGETAKMDRIRFEAKYSF, from the coding sequence ATGAAACTGACCAAAATTAGTCTAGCGGCTTTGGTTGCTTTAGGTGCATTTTCAAGCGTTGCAAGTGCGACACCACTTGAAGAGGCTATAAAAAACGTTGATCTTTCTGGCTTTGCAAGGTATCGTTATACTAGCGATAAAGGCGAGAATTATAAATCAAAACCAGCAAAAGAAAATACATCAGCAAATCATCAATTTAAAATGATTACAAACTTTAAAGCGGCTATTGATGATAACTTCTTTGGAGTTTTAGGCTTAAGATATCAAGCCAATGACACCTCAGGCCATAAAGACGCCAAAACAGACACAACAAATACAACTGGAAGCTTTGGTGTTAGAGAATTCTATCTAGGCTACAAATACGAAAATACTACCATAACAGCAGGTAAACAACTAATCAGCACATATTTTGACGAAGATGTCTTTGGTACAGGTGTCAAAATAATGAATAAAGATATTCCCGGCGTTACTTTGATGGCTGCTGCATTTGATGCCTTGGCTATTGACGATCCTGATGTAGATGGTGTATTGCTAAAAAGCGGTAGCGGCGGCTTAGATAGTTTAAACAAATCATCAAATTTATATGCGATAGGCGCTATGGGTTCTTTCGATCCGGTTGCATTTAAAATTTGGTATGCAAACCTTCATGAAGTAGCAAACTTATTTGCCGGCGATGCCGCTTTAAATTTTAATATAAATGATGTGAAGCTCAATTTACAAGCTCAATATGCTCATAACGAGGCAGATTCGGACCAAGACAAATATACAGACGCTAACTTCTATGGAGTAAAAGCCGGCGTAGGCGCATTTGGTGCTAGCCTTGATGCAGGATATGTAAACTATAAAGCCGATGATGCAGAAGGTGGAGCGGTAGGAACATCATTTGTTGCTCTAGAAAATAGCGGAAAACTCATAAAGCCAAGTAAAATTTTGAACGGTGTCATATCAGATTTCTATACCAATATCAAAGACAAAAACGACTATTGGTTCGTAAATGCTAAATACGTATATGATAAATTTGGTATCGGTGCCGGATACACTGCAGGTAAAGGGTATGGCTATATGCTAAGCACTAGTGGTAATGATGTAACAAGAGCCAAAAGAAACGAGTGGTACGGCCAACTTGACTACAAATATAGCAAAAAGCTAAATTTCATGACTTGGTATGCAGCTGCTAAAGAGAAAAAAGATGGCGAGACAGCCAAAATGGACAGGATCAGGTTCGAAGCAAAATATAGCTTCTAA
- the cmoB gene encoding tRNA 5-methoxyuridine(34)/uridine 5-oxyacetic acid(34) synthase CmoB → MDINKARKAKFDELNSGKNLEISRAIEALGDLCCECEFNDTINIKFQNLSAKKKDEIYAVAKSLKPWRKGPFKIDDIFIDTEWQSFIKFNLLAPHLNLDGKSVADVGCNNGYYMFRMLNFAPKKMIGFDPSVHTALQFKFINHFAKTNIAYEMLGVEHLPFFESKFDTIFCLGVIYHRSDPIKMLKELKSALNPGGEVFLDTMYIDMRGEFALSPKNTYSKIPNIYFVPTIEALQGWCERAKFKDFEILATKQTDMSEQRKTPWIDGQSLQNFLDPNDSAKTIEGYPAPKRVYVKIKI, encoded by the coding sequence ATGGATATAAATAAGGCCAGAAAAGCTAAATTCGACGAGCTAAACAGCGGTAAAAATTTAGAAATTTCACGCGCGATAGAGGCGCTTGGAGATCTTTGCTGCGAGTGTGAATTTAACGATACGATAAATATAAAATTTCAAAATTTGAGCGCCAAGAAAAAAGATGAAATTTACGCCGTTGCAAAGTCGCTAAAACCTTGGCGTAAAGGGCCTTTTAAGATAGATGATATATTTATCGACACCGAGTGGCAAAGCTTTATTAAATTTAATCTCTTGGCGCCGCATCTGAATTTAGACGGCAAAAGCGTCGCTGACGTGGGCTGCAACAACGGCTATTATATGTTTAGGATGCTAAATTTCGCTCCTAAAAAGATGATCGGCTTTGATCCGAGCGTCCACACGGCGCTTCAGTTTAAATTTATAAACCATTTTGCCAAAACAAATATCGCTTACGAAATGCTTGGCGTAGAGCATTTGCCGTTTTTTGAGAGTAAATTCGACACTATTTTTTGCCTTGGCGTGATCTATCATAGAAGCGATCCGATAAAAATGCTAAAAGAGCTAAAAAGCGCGCTAAATCCGGGCGGAGAGGTATTTTTAGACACGATGTATATCGATATGCGGGGAGAATTTGCCCTAAGCCCCAAAAATACCTATTCCAAGATACCAAATATCTATTTCGTGCCTACGATAGAGGCCCTGCAAGGCTGGTGCGAGAGGGCGAAATTTAAAGATTTTGAAATTTTAGCCACGAAGCAAACGGATATGAGCGAACAGCGAAAGACGCCATGGATAGACGGGCAAAGCTTGCAAAATTTCCTCGATCCAAACGACAGCGCCAAAACGATAGAGGGCTATCCCGCACCAAAACGAGTATATGTAAAAATCAAAATTTAA
- a CDS encoding M20/M25/M40 family metallo-hydrolase: MSKDEILAKFETLSKIPHCSFETKQMREFLADFARSHGCKVDIDEVGNIHAVKGEPKICLQSHYDMVCMGDAPNIKIRYDDDGFMRAHNSSLGADNGIGVAIMMQMLGEFKNIECLFTNDEEVGLIGANGFKGQLISKKLLNLDSEDDNEVIIGCAGGINVFAAMDVRDKHEAQGELYEVRVSGYPGGHSGNEIHKDIPNAIKILARFLRENGCKIVKFEGGERSNSIPTSASALLMSQKDLQSENEKIAIKKLGGKAEILADGDKILALVNSFSQGVRSFSKELNMPNDSVNLSIVKFDEDKVEAEFFARSVSFEGLKRMEFELSELAKALGFDVRVQDRSAPWKPVGGEFADDVLKELQKFCPNAVITAIHAGLECGVLLEKHKNLEAASIGPNIYSPHSVNERCEIASVGVITQVVRNIMTKNQ, from the coding sequence ATGTCAAAAGATGAAATTCTGGCTAAATTTGAAACTCTTAGCAAAATTCCGCATTGTAGTTTTGAGACCAAGCAGATGCGAGAATTTTTAGCGGATTTTGCACGTTCACACGGGTGTAAGGTCGATATCGACGAGGTAGGCAACATCCACGCCGTAAAGGGCGAGCCTAAAATTTGCCTACAAAGCCACTACGATATGGTCTGCATGGGCGACGCGCCAAATATCAAGATCAGATACGACGATGACGGCTTTATGCGGGCTCATAACTCCTCTCTTGGCGCTGACAACGGTATAGGCGTAGCCATAATGATGCAAATGCTTGGCGAATTTAAAAATATCGAGTGTCTCTTTACCAACGACGAAGAGGTCGGTTTGATCGGTGCGAACGGCTTTAAGGGCCAACTGATCTCTAAAAAACTCCTAAATTTAGACAGTGAGGATGATAACGAGGTCATCATAGGCTGTGCCGGCGGTATAAACGTCTTTGCCGCGATGGATGTGCGAGATAAGCACGAGGCGCAGGGCGAGCTTTACGAAGTGCGAGTGAGTGGCTATCCTGGCGGACATTCTGGAAACGAGATACATAAGGACATACCAAACGCGATCAAAATTTTAGCTAGATTTTTACGCGAAAACGGCTGCAAGATCGTGAAATTCGAGGGTGGCGAGAGGAGCAACTCCATACCGACATCAGCCAGTGCGCTTTTGATGAGCCAAAAGGATCTGCAAAGCGAAAATGAAAAGATAGCCATAAAAAAACTAGGCGGCAAAGCTGAAATTTTAGCCGACGGGGATAAAATTTTAGCCCTTGTGAATTCGTTTTCTCAAGGCGTGCGAAGCTTTAGCAAGGAGCTTAATATGCCAAACGATAGCGTAAATTTATCTATCGTGAAATTTGACGAGGACAAGGTCGAGGCGGAATTTTTCGCTCGCTCGGTCAGCTTTGAAGGGCTAAAAAGGATGGAATTCGAGCTTAGCGAGCTTGCCAAGGCGCTTGGCTTTGACGTGCGGGTGCAGGATCGCTCTGCGCCGTGGAAGCCGGTCGGAGGAGAATTTGCAGACGATGTTTTAAAAGAGCTTCAAAAATTCTGCCCAAATGCCGTCATAACAGCTATACACGCCGGGCTTGAATGCGGGGTGCTTTTAGAAAAACACAAAAATTTAGAGGCTGCATCGATCGGGCCGAACATCTACTCGCCTCACTCCGTAAATGAGCGCTGCGAGATCGCATCCGTAGGTGTGATAACACAGGTCGTGCGAAATATAATGACAAAAAATCAGTGA
- a CDS encoding NAD+ synthase has protein sequence MRNYESIKKILVEFLKDYITKKSKSKNLLIGVSGGIDSAVVATLCATAMPKNTHALIMPTSASSAKNIDDALNLCKKLGLNFKILNIQAILDAFGDSIGENIDKLRKGNLSARVRMSLLYDYSASINALVVGTSNKSELMLGYGTIFGDLACAINPIGELYKTEIFEFAKYLGVDENIINKAPSADLWDGQSDEDDIGYTYETIDEILKGIAGGNLGASVDKFGQDTVDEIVKRVESNKFKRQMPLIAKI, from the coding sequence ATGAGAAATTACGAAAGCATAAAGAAAATTTTAGTTGAATTCTTAAAAGATTACATTACAAAAAAAAGCAAATCTAAAAATCTGCTTATAGGTGTGAGTGGAGGTATAGACTCTGCGGTAGTAGCCACTTTGTGCGCGACTGCTATGCCAAAAAACACCCACGCTCTCATAATGCCAACAAGTGCTTCAAGTGCCAAAAATATAGACGATGCGTTAAATTTATGTAAAAAACTTGGCTTAAATTTTAAAATTTTAAATATCCAAGCCATCCTTGACGCATTTGGCGACTCTATAGGCGAAAACATAGACAAACTTCGTAAAGGAAATTTAAGCGCAAGGGTGCGCATGAGTCTGCTGTATGACTACTCGGCCAGCATAAACGCTCTAGTCGTAGGCACCAGCAACAAAAGCGAGCTGATGCTAGGATACGGCACTATCTTTGGTGACCTGGCATGTGCGATAAATCCTATCGGCGAGCTTTATAAAACTGAAATTTTTGAATTCGCAAAGTATCTTGGAGTCGATGAAAACATCATAAACAAAGCGCCAAGCGCCGATCTTTGGGATGGTCAAAGCGACGAGGACGACATCGGATACACTTATGAAACGATAGATGAGATATTAAAAGGTATAGCAGGAGGGAATTTAGGCGCAAGCGTCGATAAATTTGGACAAGATACGGTCGACGAGATCGTAAAAAGGGTAGAATCGAATAAATTTAAGCGACAAATGCCGTTGATAGCAAAAATTTAA
- a CDS encoding MBL fold metallo-hydrolase, giving the protein MQVLSKNFGPYMTNCYIVKTPGGDIIIDPGEGAKEWVKQNAKDAKAILCTHGHFDHIFDVKALKDELGLPVYINENDAFMVQSDVFGYGYECFTADVLISGDKEIMIGDMSVRFYLFSGHTPGCSMIQIGEAMFSGDFLFKDSIGRWDFPYSNKEDMIKSLEKCKNLRGDFILHPGHGEPSTLKREQENLDMWIRYVRKS; this is encoded by the coding sequence ATGCAAGTTTTATCTAAAAATTTCGGGCCGTATATGACAAATTGCTACATCGTAAAAACTCCTGGCGGCGATATCATCATAGACCCCGGAGAGGGTGCGAAAGAGTGGGTCAAGCAAAATGCAAAAGATGCAAAAGCCATACTTTGTACGCATGGGCACTTTGATCATATATTTGACGTAAAAGCCCTAAAAGACGAGCTTGGTTTGCCTGTTTATATCAATGAAAATGACGCATTTATGGTGCAAAGCGATGTCTTTGGCTACGGATACGAGTGTTTTACCGCCGATGTCTTGATCAGCGGTGATAAGGAGATCATGATCGGTGATATGAGTGTGAGATTTTATCTGTTTAGCGGACATACGCCGGGATGCTCGATGATACAAATCGGCGAGGCTATGTTTAGCGGTGATTTTTTATTTAAAGATAGCATCGGTAGGTGGGATTTCCCGTATTCTAACAAGGAAGACATGATAAAAAGTCTTGAAAAATGTAAGAATTTAAGAGGCGATTTTATCTTACACCCCGGACACGGCGAGCCTAGCACACTTAAGAGAGAACAAGAAAATTTAGATATGTGGATAAGATATGTAAGAAAGAGTTGA
- a CDS encoding aryl sulfotransferase encodes MKPIWLILTSLGSAFAATLCCLPALLFLLFGTSFSFLSWTQGLYEYRTLFSVLALVSFVLCGIFIFYKPKSCALGVGRKKWLFIYIISGAIVLCLLFYPEILGKFYA; translated from the coding sequence TTGAAGCCTATTTGGCTCATATTGACATCGCTAGGTAGCGCATTTGCCGCTACCTTGTGCTGTTTACCCGCGCTTTTGTTTTTGCTATTTGGCACATCGTTTTCTTTTTTGTCTTGGACGCAAGGACTTTATGAGTATAGAACGCTGTTTTCGGTGCTTGCACTCGTCTCTTTCGTGCTTTGCGGTATTTTTATATTTTATAAGCCAAAAAGCTGCGCGCTAGGAGTCGGCCGCAAAAAATGGCTGTTTATCTACATCATATCAGGAGCGATCGTGCTGTGCTTGCTATTCTATCCTGAAATTTTAGGGAAATTTTATGCGTAA
- a CDS encoding peptidylprolyl isomerase, producing MKKFLFPAILSLAAAISLNAAVVATVDGENINDTDISALLAAAMPGFDASKLQPNEKKRIIDDLINRKLLLKDAKASGIEKDPEYIKAVQAAQEGIAVELYMRKIFDGIKTSDDELRNFYNKNKDSLNQPAQARASHILVEDEKTANAIIAQLKNLKGDALAKKFAELAQADSIDKGSAAHGGELGWFGQSQMVKPFADAVFSMSKGSVSTKPVKSQFGYHIILKEDSKPAGVVSFEQAKPQIEQAVKMEKFQNTIRQKGDALRAKAKIEYK from the coding sequence ATGAAAAAATTTTTATTTCCAGCTATTTTGAGTTTGGCTGCTGCTATCAGCCTAAATGCCGCTGTCGTGGCAACTGTTGACGGAGAAAACATAAATGATACGGATATTTCTGCACTTTTGGCTGCCGCTATGCCCGGATTTGACGCCAGCAAGCTTCAACCTAACGAGAAAAAACGCATCATAGACGATCTCATAAACAGAAAGCTTCTTTTAAAAGACGCTAAGGCATCAGGTATCGAAAAAGATCCGGAGTATATAAAAGCTGTTCAAGCCGCGCAAGAAGGCATCGCGGTAGAGCTTTATATGAGAAAAATTTTTGACGGTATCAAAACGAGTGACGATGAGCTTAGAAATTTCTACAATAAAAACAAAGATAGCCTAAATCAACCGGCTCAAGCGCGTGCCAGCCATATCCTAGTCGAGGATGAGAAGACTGCAAATGCGATCATAGCTCAGCTTAAAAATTTAAAGGGCGATGCTTTGGCTAAGAAATTTGCCGAGCTTGCACAAGCGGATTCTATCGACAAGGGCTCTGCGGCTCACGGCGGCGAGCTTGGATGGTTTGGACAAAGCCAAATGGTAAAACCTTTCGCGGACGCGGTATTTTCGATGAGCAAAGGCAGTGTATCTACTAAACCTGTCAAATCTCAATTCGGATACCACATCATCTTGAAAGAGGACTCAAAACCGGCCGGCGTCGTAAGCTTCGAGCAGGCTAAACCTCAAATCGAGCAAGCCGTCAAAATGGAGAAATTTCAAAACACTATAAGACAAAAAGGCGATGCACTTCGCGCGAAAGCCAAAATAGAGTATAAATAA
- a CDS encoding heavy-metal-associated domain-containing protein — MRKILLITLLCVGAFAQTISIYIESMHCPLCTAIVRKALLGVAGVQRANVSLKTRTAVVEADENVDKDAMLEAIKATGYPGIIK; from the coding sequence ATGCGTAAAATTTTACTCATCACACTACTTTGCGTGGGGGCGTTCGCCCAAACGATAAGTATCTACATCGAGTCGATGCACTGTCCGCTTTGCACCGCTATCGTGAGGAAAGCGCTACTGGGTGTTGCCGGCGTGCAAAGGGCTAACGTCTCGCTAAAAACGCGCACGGCGGTGGTTGAGGCGGATGAAAATGTCGATAAAGACGCGATGCTTGAGGCGATAAAAGCGACCGGATATCCTGGCATCATAAAATAA
- a CDS encoding transglutaminase-like domain-containing protein, whose translation MQRRDFFKFSGILGAASLLPNAILASENGALEPRKRMFDVSFKHQLVEKGEISKIWVPLTLHSEYQHLVKDYAINTTANNAFISDTQIPTLFGEFAPNEQRPVLNVDFRIETIERNTDFSKVNYDPNEKLEPSILEFLKPTSHIPTTGVVKDKALEIIGDVKGDLERARAIYTWVANNMQRDNSVLGCGLGDVKAILESGKLTGKCTDINSVFVGLCRSVGIPAREVFGIRVGQSRFSDQMGSAKDGLAKISGGQHCRAEFYLKGYGWIPVDPADVTKVRLGEKLSNDDSKLAHIREYLFGNWEMCWIAFNYGRDFVLTPEPAQSPLNNFGYPYAEVDGNTQNYYSPKEFSYDYTSLEIKG comes from the coding sequence ATGCAAAGAAGAGATTTTTTTAAATTTAGTGGTATTTTAGGTGCGGCCAGTCTGCTTCCAAACGCTATCCTGGCGAGCGAAAACGGCGCTTTAGAGCCAAGAAAGAGGATGTTTGACGTTAGCTTCAAGCATCAGCTCGTAGAAAAGGGCGAAATTTCAAAAATTTGGGTACCCCTCACGCTTCACAGCGAGTATCAGCATCTAGTAAAAGACTACGCGATCAACACGACCGCAAATAACGCTTTCATCTCGGATACGCAGATACCGACTCTTTTTGGAGAATTTGCGCCAAATGAGCAAAGACCAGTGCTAAATGTTGATTTTAGGATAGAGACGATCGAGCGAAATACCGATTTTAGCAAAGTAAACTACGATCCTAACGAAAAACTAGAGCCGTCGATACTGGAATTTTTAAAGCCGACCTCGCACATCCCGACTACGGGCGTGGTAAAAGATAAGGCGCTTGAGATAATAGGCGACGTAAAAGGCGATCTAGAGCGTGCAAGAGCGATATATACGTGGGTCGCAAACAATATGCAGCGCGACAACAGCGTATTAGGATGCGGGCTTGGCGATGTCAAAGCCATACTTGAAAGCGGCAAGCTGACCGGCAAATGCACCGATATAAACTCCGTTTTCGTCGGGCTTTGCAGATCGGTCGGCATACCTGCGCGCGAAGTTTTTGGCATCAGGGTAGGGCAGTCGAGATTTTCCGATCAGATGGGCAGCGCAAAGGACGGACTGGCTAAAATTTCAGGCGGACAACACTGCAGGGCTGAATTTTATCTAAAAGGCTACGGCTGGATACCAGTCGATCCTGCCGACGTTACGAAGGTGCGCCTAGGAGAGAAGCTCTCTAACGACGACAGCAAGCTAGCGCACATACGCGAATATCTCTTTGGCAACTGGGAGATGTGCTGGATAGCCTTCAACTACGGACGCGACTTTGTCTTGACGCCGGAGCCTGCGCAGTCTCCGCTAAACAACTTTGGCTATCCGTATGCCGAAGTGGACGGCAACACTCAAAACTACTACTCTCCAAAAGAATTCAGCTACGACTACACATCTTTGGAGATCAAGGGTTGA
- the nth gene encoding endonuclease III translates to MRSKKDISQIKSRLLLAYKDAKSELRFKSPYELIVCVILSAQCTDKRVNLITPALFEAYPNVKAMANANLASVKLLINSCSFFNNKAQNLIKMAKSVMAEHDGKIPLDGSKLIKLAGVGQKTAHVVLLEATGANVMAVDTHVFRVSHRLGLSRAKTPEATEADLSEIFKTELGKLHQAMVLFGRYTCKAQKPLCAQCILNDLCKSKDKISE, encoded by the coding sequence ATGAGAAGTAAAAAAGATATTTCACAGATAAAAAGCAGGCTGCTTTTAGCCTACAAGGACGCAAAAAGCGAGCTAAGGTTCAAAAGCCCTTACGAGCTGATAGTTTGCGTCATACTCTCGGCTCAATGCACCGACAAGCGCGTAAATCTCATCACTCCGGCACTTTTTGAGGCCTATCCGAACGTCAAAGCGATGGCGAACGCGAATTTAGCCAGCGTGAAGCTGCTTATAAATTCATGCAGCTTTTTTAACAACAAAGCTCAAAACCTCATAAAAATGGCAAAAAGCGTCATGGCCGAGCATGACGGCAAGATCCCGCTTGATGGAAGCAAGCTGATAAAGCTAGCCGGCGTCGGACAAAAGACCGCTCACGTCGTCCTCTTAGAGGCGACAGGCGCAAACGTGATGGCTGTGGATACGCATGTATTTCGCGTATCGCACAGACTAGGTCTAAGCAGAGCAAAGACCCCCGAAGCCACGGAGGCGGATCTGAGCGAAATTTTTAAAACCGAGCTTGGCAAGCTACACCAGGCGATGGTGCTCTTTGGACGCTACACCTGTAAGGCGCAAAAGCCGCTGTGTGCGCAGTGCATCCTAAACGACCTTTGCAAAAGCAAGGATAAAATCTCAGAGTGA